The Nitrospira tepida genome includes a window with the following:
- a CDS encoding ComEA family DNA-binding protein has product MEINPPSSSPGRSITLGRSLLIKAFLFAGATWAISWLSIHMPTPFTLSELAPRSPDPIIVTLPAEPAPPANTVAVQTDPTAPPANALTARTAAQPQAGRSAGANAPSPTVRGEALAQRLDLNRATQAELERLPGIGPGLAKRILDYKQSHGRYKTVEELREVKGIGEKRWRKLEPLLTVVTTAPPASSGSHKGTDPKNGQT; this is encoded by the coding sequence ATGGAGATCAATCCGCCATCCTCTTCGCCCGGTCGGTCCATCACGCTTGGCCGCTCGCTGCTGATCAAGGCGTTTCTGTTCGCGGGTGCGACGTGGGCGATCAGTTGGCTGTCGATCCACATGCCGACTCCGTTTACCTTGTCGGAGCTGGCACCTCGTTCGCCGGATCCGATCATCGTGACTCTCCCGGCAGAGCCCGCTCCACCCGCAAACACTGTCGCCGTCCAAACGGATCCAACGGCGCCGCCAGCGAATGCGCTAACCGCTCGGACGGCCGCGCAACCGCAAGCAGGCCGTTCCGCCGGCGCGAACGCTCCCTCGCCAACGGTGAGGGGGGAGGCGCTTGCACAGCGGCTCGACCTCAATCGGGCGACGCAGGCCGAGCTTGAACGGCTCCCGGGCATTGGACCGGGATTGGCCAAACGTATCCTGGACTATAAACAGTCACATGGCCGATACAAGACCGTGGAAGAATTGCGGGAAGTGAAGGGAATCGGCGAAAAACGATGGAGGAAGCTCGAACCGTTGTTGACGGTAGTGACCACGGCTCCTCCGGCGTCCTCTGGCTCGCACAAGGGCACCGATCCCAAGAACGGGCAAACCTGA
- the tyrS gene encoding tyrosine--tRNA ligase, which yields MNELSRQLELILRGSVEVIQRTELEAKVARSLKERRPLRVKAGFDPTAPDLHLGHTVLIHKLKHFQDLGHQVLFLIGDFTGLIGDPTGVSETRKALTKEQVLENAGTYQRQIFKILDPAKTSIVFNSEWMGRMTAEGLIQLAAHYRVARMLERDDFHKRYQEQKPISVHEFLYPLVQGYDSVALKADVELGGTDQKFNLLVGRELQRDYGQEPQIVLTMPLLEGTDGVKKMSKSLGNYIALEDTPADMFGKLMSISDPLMWRYYELLTTEDLAQIRARHPMEAKLALGEQIVARYHGAEAGRQARESFQLKFREREFPDEPDVRLTLTLADVKDPAAPAISFTDLIAKTGLVSSKGEARRLLAQSGVELDERKLTDINGMLALQSGRQYRLRVGKRKFALIEFTSSPA from the coding sequence ATGAACGAACTCTCGCGCCAATTGGAGTTGATCCTCCGGGGCTCCGTGGAAGTGATCCAGCGGACGGAACTCGAAGCCAAGGTGGCCCGCTCGCTCAAGGAGCGTCGCCCCTTACGCGTGAAAGCCGGCTTCGACCCCACGGCGCCGGACCTCCATCTCGGCCATACGGTGCTGATCCACAAGTTGAAACATTTTCAGGACCTCGGCCATCAGGTCCTGTTCTTGATCGGCGACTTCACCGGACTGATCGGCGACCCCACCGGCGTCTCCGAGACCCGCAAGGCCCTGACCAAAGAGCAGGTCCTGGAGAACGCGGGGACCTATCAGCGGCAGATCTTCAAGATCCTCGATCCCGCGAAGACCTCCATCGTCTTCAACAGCGAATGGATGGGGCGGATGACGGCGGAGGGGCTCATACAACTGGCCGCCCATTACCGGGTGGCCCGCATGCTGGAACGGGACGATTTTCACAAACGCTATCAGGAGCAGAAGCCGATCAGCGTCCACGAGTTTCTCTATCCGCTCGTTCAGGGTTACGACTCGGTGGCGCTGAAAGCCGACGTGGAACTCGGCGGGACGGACCAAAAGTTCAACCTGCTGGTCGGGCGGGAGTTGCAGCGCGACTACGGGCAGGAGCCCCAGATCGTCCTGACCATGCCGCTCTTGGAAGGGACCGACGGGGTCAAGAAAATGAGCAAGAGCCTCGGCAATTACATCGCGTTGGAAGATACGCCGGCCGACATGTTCGGCAAGCTCATGTCGATCAGCGACCCGCTGATGTGGCGCTATTACGAACTCCTGACGACGGAAGACCTGGCACAAATCCGCGCCCGCCATCCGATGGAGGCGAAACTCGCCCTCGGCGAGCAGATCGTGGCCCGCTACCATGGAGCCGAGGCGGGGAGGCAGGCCCGTGAATCGTTTCAACTGAAGTTCCGCGAGCGGGAATTCCCCGACGAGCCGGACGTGCGCCTGACCCTGACACTCGCGGACGTCAAAGACCCGGCTGCTCCTGCGATCAGCTTCACGGACCTCATCGCGAAGACCGGCTTAGTCTCCTCCAAGGGCGAGGCGCGGCGGCTGCTGGCGCAGAGCGGCGTCGAATTGGATGAACGGAAACTGACGGACATCAACGGGATGCTCGCGCTCCAGTCGGGCCGGCAATATCGGCTCCGCGTCGGCAAGCGGAAATTTGCCTTGATCGAATTCACCTCCTCACCGGCGTGA
- a CDS encoding IS110 family transposase → MQTSSVCVGIDISKAQLDVAMRPAGTPLSVPYDAQGISTVIARLSQVSPIRIVVEATGGLERPLLRALVDAALPVIAVNPRQVRDFAKATGRLAKTDTLDAQVLARFAEVIQPEVRALPDPQTAELAALLARRRQVLAMQRAEQNRLDRAPARVRKRIEAHLRWLRTELARLDEDLDDMIEESPIWRAREDLLQSVPGIGPVMSRTVLAELPELGLLNRKQIAALVGVAPFNRDSGRLRGRRTIWGGRAPVRTALYMATLVATRWNPVIRQFYQRLRTAGKASKVALVAAMRKLLTILNAMVHHGTPWQPAAARRA, encoded by the coding sequence ATGCAGACATCGTCGGTGTGTGTCGGAATTGATATCTCGAAAGCGCAGCTGGACGTCGCCATGCGGCCGGCTGGCACGCCGCTGAGCGTCCCGTATGATGCCCAGGGAATCAGCACGGTGATCGCACGGCTGAGCCAGGTATCGCCGATACGGATTGTCGTGGAAGCCACCGGGGGCTTGGAACGGCCGTTGCTGCGGGCGCTGGTGGACGCCGCCTTGCCCGTGATCGCGGTCAATCCGCGCCAGGTCCGGGACTTTGCCAAAGCGACGGGCCGGTTGGCGAAGACCGATACGCTGGACGCGCAGGTGTTGGCCCGCTTCGCAGAGGTCATCCAACCGGAAGTGCGGGCGCTCCCCGATCCGCAGACCGCGGAACTGGCGGCCCTGTTGGCGCGACGCCGCCAAGTGCTGGCGATGCAGCGGGCCGAGCAGAACCGGTTGGACCGAGCTCCAGCCCGCGTGCGGAAGCGGATTGAAGCCCATCTGCGCTGGTTGCGCACCGAACTGGCCCGGCTCGACGAGGACCTCGATGACATGATTGAAGAGAGCCCCATCTGGCGTGCACGCGAAGATTTGTTGCAGAGCGTGCCCGGCATCGGACCGGTAATGAGTCGCACGGTCTTGGCCGAGCTGCCGGAGTTGGGCTTGCTGAATCGCAAGCAAATTGCGGCCTTGGTGGGCGTCGCGCCCTTCAATCGGGACAGTGGGCGGCTGCGCGGCCGACGCACCATCTGGGGTGGGCGGGCCCCCGTCCGCACCGCGCTGTACATGGCGACCTTGGTGGCGACGCGCTGGAACCCCGTCATCCGGCAGTTCTACCAGCGACTGCGTACCGCCGGCAAAGCATCCAAGGTCGCGCTGGTCGCCGCGATGCGCAAGCTGCTGACCATTCTCAATGCGATGGTACATCATGGGACTCCATGGCAACCGGCCGCTGCACGGAGAGCTTGA
- a CDS encoding GNAT family N-acetyltransferase: MTRRIEKLQPHHAVEAFDCGQEALTRFLQKYALHNQHSGGAQTYVGLADETVIGYYALAVGSVEQEHAPERVKKGLAKHSIPLMLLARLAVDLRWQKQGVGAALLKDAMLRTLQAADIAGIRALVVHAKDQAARKFYGRFDFLPSPTDPLHLFMLLKDVRKILS; the protein is encoded by the coding sequence TTGACGAGGCGCATCGAAAAGCTTCAACCGCATCACGCCGTTGAAGCATTCGACTGTGGACAGGAAGCTCTCACTCGCTTTCTCCAGAAGTACGCCCTCCACAATCAACACAGCGGAGGGGCGCAGACCTATGTAGGGTTGGCCGATGAAACGGTGATCGGTTATTACGCTCTCGCTGTGGGCTCTGTAGAGCAAGAACATGCCCCAGAGCGAGTGAAGAAGGGGCTGGCCAAGCATTCCATTCCCCTTATGCTGCTCGCCAGGTTAGCCGTCGATCTCCGCTGGCAGAAACAAGGGGTCGGTGCTGCTCTGTTGAAGGACGCGATGCTCCGGACTCTCCAGGCTGCCGACATTGCAGGAATTCGTGCCTTGGTGGTCCATGCCAAAGATCAGGCGGCCAGAAAATTTTACGGGCGCTTCGATTTCCTTCCGTCGCCAACTGATCCCTTGCATCTCTTCATGCTCCTTAAAGATGTTCGAAAGATCCTCTCATAA